Part of the Alteracholeplasma palmae J233 genome, GTTTCTGTATATGTTGGATCATCTATTAATTTATCAAACAGATAATCTAGTACTTCAAAAATATAATCATAACGTACAAGTAATAAAGAATCATTTTCTTTTAAATATAAAATCAAATCTTTATATGTCTCTTTCCATTGATTATATTCTTGATAAATTTTTTCTTCGATCATTAATTATCTTTCCTTATGCTTTATTTACTGAACCAAATAAAGTTATTTTTTCTCTTACTACTTTTTTGATTGCTTCTACACCTGGAGCTAATAGTTTTCTTGGATCAAAGCCTTTTGATTGAAGATCTTTACCTTCTTCAATATACTTTCTAACTGCTGCAGCGAAAGCTAATTGACATTCTGTATTAACATTAATTTTTGATACTCCCAATGAAATAGCCTTTTTAACCATTGCCTCAGGAATTCCAGAACCACCATGTAATACAAGTGGTAAGCCATTAGTTACTCTTTGTACTTCAGCTAAAACTTCAAAGTCTAAGCCTTTCCAGTTTGCAGGGTATTTTCCATGAATATTACCAATACCAGCAGCGAACATATCAATTCCTGTTGATGCTAATTCACGGCATTCTTCTGGATCAGCAATTTCTCCTGCACCAATGACACCATCTTCTTCTCCACCAATAGCGCCAACTTCTGCTTCAACAGAAACACCTTTAGCTTTACATAAAGCAACGATTTCTTTAGTTTTTTCTAAGTTTTCTTTAAATGGGTAAGCAGAACCATCAAACATAATCGAAGTAAAGCCTGCTTCTAATGCTTTTTTAGCTCCTTCATAAGTTCCGTGGTCTAAATGGATTGCTACTGGTACTGAAATATTAAATGATTTATCTAATTCAGTTACCATCGCAACTACGTTTCTATATCCTCCCATGTATTTAGCAGCCCCTTCAGAAACTCCTAAAATAACTGGTGATTTTAATTCTTCTACTTCTTGTAGAACAGCTTTAATCCACTCTAAATTATTAATATTAATGTGAGCCACACCATATCCTTCTTTGTGTGCTTTTAGTAACATATCTTTTGCTGATGTCAACATTTTTGTTACCTCCCTTTTTTTATCTCTTTTATTATATAACTATATAGTTTTTTTTACAATAATTTGCCCTTTTTATTTTGTTTCGCTGCGAAAACGAAATCTTTGAATAAAGGGTGCGGTCTTAATGGTCTTGATACAAATTCTGGATGATATTGGACAGCTATAAACCAAGGGTGGTTATTTAATTCAATAGATTCTACTAATTTAGATGTCTTTTCAACCCCCGTAATAATAAAATTAGCATCTTTTTCTAAAATTTCTACATACTCAGGGTTCACTTCATAACGGTGTCTATGTCTTTCTGCAATTACACCTTTATTATAGGCCTTAAACGTTTTCGTATTTTCTTTTAAAATACTTTCGTATAATCCTAAGCGAAGAGTTCCACCTAACTTAGAATCTTTAATCTTTTTCGTAATAATTGGTGCGTCTGTCTTAGGATCAATCTCTGTTGAATTGGCATTTTTAATCCCCAATACATTTCTAGCATATTCAATCACTGATAGTTGCATCCCATAGCAGATTCCAAACATTGGCACGTTGTTTTCTCTAGCATATTGGATTGCGGCTATTTTACCTTCAGTAGCTCTTTTTCCAAAACCACCTGGAACTAAAATACCATCACAATCAGCTAAAGCTTCTCCTACATTTTCTGGATTGATTTTTTCTGCACTTAACCATTTGATTTTAATAGAAACATCATGTGCATATCCTGCATGCTTTAATGCCTCACTAATAGACAAATATGCATCATGTAAAGAAACATATTTACCTACTAAACCAATAGTTATCGCTTCTTTTAAACCTTTAATTTTAGAAATGAGATTTTCCCATTCAGATAAATTTGCTTTAGGTAAATTGTTGAATTTAAAATGATCTAATATGAAATCATCAATTCCTTGTTTTTCTAAATTAAGAATAGATTGATATAGTACTTCAACATCAAGAGACTCAAAAACAGCATTTTCATTCACATCACAGAAAAGTGCGATTTTTTCTTTCACATGCTTAGGAATCTCTACTTCACTTCTTAAAACAATCATATCAGGTTGTATACCAAGTGATCTTAATTCTTTAACACTGTGTTGAGTTGGTTTAGTTTTAATTTCATTAGCAGCCTTTAAATAAGGTATTAATGTATTATGGAGGTAAAGTGTATTTTCATAGCCATAATCACGTCTTGCCTGTCTAATCGCTTCTAAATAAGGTAATGATTCGATATCACCAACAGTTCCACCAATTTCAGTGATAACAACATCAGCTAAAGACGACTCTGCGGCAGCTTTAAGCTTGCTTTTGATTTCATCAGTAATATGTGGAATCACTTGAATAGTTGCCCCTAAATATCCACCTTTACGTTCTCTATCAATCACTGTTTGATAGATTTTCCCTGTTGTAATACTAGAATCCTTTGATAGATTTTCATCAATAAATCTTTCATAGTGACCTAAATCTAAATCTGTTTCTGCGCCATCATCTGTCACAAAAACCTCTCCATGTTGATAAGGACTCATTGTTCCTGGGTCAACATTAATATACGGGTCAAATTTTTGCATGAACACTTTTAGTCCACGAGATTTTAAAATTTGTCCGATTGATGATGCAGTGATACCCTTTCCTAAACTAGAGACAACTCCTCCAGTTACAAATATAAACTTTGTGCTCATTTCTAATTTTTCCTTTCTAAAATAAAAAAAATAAGCCTCCTATAATAGGAGACTTTTTTATAGTGTGCCCTTTTTAATTATAACAAACTTACGACTATCAAGCAACTACAATTTAATAAATAATCACTTTTCAATTTTTAATCTTTTATTCACCTTTGTAAAGAAGGTTTCAAAGGGTTTATACCAGTTTGTCTTACCTACAATAAAATAGATAATTTCAACTAAAATAACTGCGGCTATTACATCTATAATATAGTGTTGCTTAATGGTTACTGTTGACATAAACACCAATACGGCAATAATAAACTGAGTTAAAACTAACCATTTAGGAGCTTTTAATTTATCTGTTTTAATAAACGGTCTAAAGCATAACCAACTAATAGTAGAATGCATACTAGGCAATAAATTATTAGGCACATCTGACTTATAAATTAAATTAGTTAACCAGTTAAAAAAATTAGTATTAGGTATTTCAGGTCTTACAATAGTTGTTGGGAAAGTAATATAGATTAGAATACAAGCGATATGAGTAATTAAAACTGTAACTACATATTGGTAAAATCTTTTTTTAGATAAATATTTTCCCATGACCAAAGGGGTTATTCCCCACCAAATATAACAGCCAACATAAACAACAATCATAAAGGTCCATAATGGAACAAATTCATCTATTTTCCAAGAAATAATATGATGATACATATTATGATTGATTAGTTTAGAAATAAAATATACTATATTTTGTATTAAAAGTAAAAATAAAAACGGGATTAATGGATAAAAATTTATTTTCTTTAATTTCTTTATCATAATTTATCTCCAATCTTTTCACCAATAGAAACGATTGTTTCGCAATTGTTTTTAGTATTTTCTAAATAAATAGGATTTAATTTGATAATATCTTTTTTAACTAGTATCACAACAGTTGATCCCCCAAATAAGAATAATCCTTTTTCATCGCCTTTTTTAAAGTCTACTACATCATGGTTCTTAATTTTACCAACCATTAATGCACCAACTTCAATTTGAACTAATTGAGAAAAATTATCAGATTCAATAATTGTATATTCTCTATTGTTTTCTTTAAACACATCATACTTTTCAAACGCAATAGGATTGACCGTATGAAATCTACCTTTAATTTTTTTATTTTCTATTATTTTACCATTATCCGTAAAAATATATCTATGATAATCATCTACTTCTAATCTAAAAACTAGTAGATATCCATCTTTATATTGGTTTGCTAATTCACTATTTTGTAATAGATTTTCAATACTATATTGACTATTTTTAATCGTATATGTTAAATCTTCTTTAATAACATACGCTGATAATTTAGATGAAGCCGGACTAATAAAACTTGTGACTTCTTTATCATAAGAAACTTCTTTGAGCTTTCTAGTAAAAAAATCATTATATGATTTAAATTTCTTTTTCTCACATAATGACAAGTCAATCTTATTTTTTTTAATAAACCCTTTAATAAAAATCTTAGATAAAAATGAATTCATGAAAAGCCCCATAGAAAAAGAAACTACCTTAGTGATTAATAGCCTTAAAATGATTCTTCCTATTAAAGTACGGTATAAAAACTTTTGAAGTTTACTGCTAGATCCCTGCCTAACAATTTCCCCATTTTTTCTAACTATTTTCATAAAACTCCCTTTGATTTACAAATAATAAGCACTGTAATGATAATAGCCCCAATAACAGTTAAAGCGATTAGCCCTTTTTGAGAAAGTTTCTTTACTTTTATTTTAGAAACAAAAAGCACTAGAACGACTGCCATAATGGCTGCGTATAAATACTTAAAGTCGGCTCCCATAACCCTTTTAAAGACGAATATGGCAGGAAAAACAATAGCTGAGGAAGTTACAGGGAGACCAATAAACCCAGAACTAGCAAATTCTTTATCCTCTTCTGTTAAAACATTAAAATACGCTAATCTAATTAATGCCGCTAATGGATATAAAACCATTAAAGCAGCTCCATACCAAGTGTTAAGCCCTATAGTATAGCCTATAACTGCAGGTAATAATCCAAAACTTACCATATCAGCAAGCGAATCTATTTGAACACCATATCTTTTTTCAAAACTATTTCTTTGTTTAGTTCTAGCAACTACCCCATCAAACATATCAAAAAATCCCGCTAAAGCTAAACATAAAACGGCACTTAATGGTCTACCATTTAAAGCATAGCCAATACCAAAAATAGCTGAAATAAGATTTGCATATGTTAAATAAACCGTATAATTATAAAAACCTATCATGATCTTTTTTTCCTTTCTTAAAGTGTTTTAATACCATAAAAGTTAATATAATTACTCCTGTTAATAAAATAGCTAAGTAATAATTTAACCCTCTTGTCATCATCATTGCTGGGAAAATAAAATCTTTTTGATATACTAATTCAAAAAATGAAATCATTAAACTTTCAGATAAGCCCACACCACCTGGAATAGGTAAACTATCTACTGTAATTGTAATCAGTATTTAATAGTCATTAGTGTAATAAAACTTTCTGTTGTAAATCCAAATGATAGATAAACTAAATATGGAATTAAAAACATTGCTCCCCTTTGAATAAAATTATATGTAAAAATTCTTATTAATAAAAAAATATCTTTTTGCAAATATAAGAACGCTTCTTTATATTTTACAATACTACTTTCTAATTTGTCATTATAAATGGAAATATCTTTTTTTAATATTTTAATTTTATGTAAAAATCTAATGATACTTTTACCTATTTTTAATAATAACTTTCTTGAAATTAAAGCCATTAAAAAGATAGATATGAAAACAACATTAAGTGAAAGTCCTATGGTAAACAAAATGATTTTAACTGGCGTATCTAAATAAAAACCACTAATAATAATTGCGATAAACCCATAAACCATCAAAACAATTCTAAATATAATTGAATTTAACAATAAAACAACACTAGATTCTGAAACTGGTATCTTATCTTTCTCCATATAGTAGGCAACCATAGGCTGTCCTCCTAAGGCAGAAGGTGTAATAGCACTAAAATAAACATCAACTGATGCATACTTTATATTACTCAAAATAGATGTTTTATGTCCAAGTTTGTTTAATAATGCCTTCATGCTCAATGCTTCAAAAAATAAATACACTAAAAGCATCATGATTGAGTAATAGATATAATTAGGATTAATTAAGCTAAAAGCATTTTTAACATCCTTTATACTATACTCTTTAAATAAGATATAAAACGTTACCCCTATCAGTATTAAAAGTATTAAAAAGCTAATAATATACTTTTTTCTACTCTTTTTTGTGCTTATCTCCATACACTCACCCTTTTAAAATATAAAGGAGCAATTATCAATTGCTCCTTACTTCTTTGATGTAGTATTTGTTACTCATCATACATGTCTTCATAGTCATCCATGATTTCATTATAATCATCTTCATCATAATTAGTATCATCAAATTCTATTTCGACATCATCATCGTTGTCTTCATCAATTGACTCAATTGGCAATTCTACTTCAATATATTCTTTTTCTTCTTTAGAGTCTTCATCAATTTCTAACTCTTCGTCTTCATCTATATCTTCAGCAACTTCTTCTAAATTGAATTCTGTAAAGTCAATTAATTCTTCATCTTCAATTTCTTCATCTGCAAGGTCTTGATCAAATGAGAATGATTCTTTATCCCATAAATCTAAGTGACCTTCTTTTAATGCCCACAAATTTTCCCCATAAAACACGAATTTAGCACTCAATGTAATATCTAAATATAATTGTGAAATTTCATCTACATCGTTCGGATCTATTCCTTTGATAGTTGCTGCTTCATCCATTAAAGTATAAATTGGCGTTGGCTCATTTTTTTCTTTAAGAATTTCTTCAACAATATCTAACAATGATAATTCGCTTAATTTTTCTTTATTCATTGCGCCCTCCTAAAAACCGCCTATATTGTATATTAAAGCAATTATTTTTGCAATAGTTTTAATGCATTTAGTGAATATTGTCAAGCATTTTTGCTGTTTTTAGTCTTTTTTTAGTATTTTTGTCTATTTTCTACTGCTTTATTCAAGGTTAACTCGTCTGCATACTTCAAATCTGACCCTACTGGAAGTCCATATGCAAGTCTTGTTATACTTAAATTAAAGTCACTTAAAAGGGCTTTTAAATATTTAGCAGTTAATTCGCCTTCAACGGTTCCATTAGTGGCGATGATTACTTCTTTATATGAAGCTACTTTTTTTAATAGTGAGTCAATATTCAAATCTTCTGGACTAATTCCTTTTGAAAAATCAATGACTCCATCT contains:
- the rpoE gene encoding DNA-directed RNA polymerase subunit delta — its product is MNKEKLSELSLLDIVEEILKEKNEPTPIYTLMDEAATIKGIDPNDVDEISQLYLDITLSAKFVFYGENLWALKEGHLDLWDKESFSFDQDLADEEIEDEELIDFTEFNLEEVAEDIDEDEELEIDEDSKEEKEYIEVELPIESIDEDNDDDVEIEFDDTNYDEDDYNEIMDDYEDMYDE
- a CDS encoding CTP synthase, producing MSTKFIFVTGGVVSSLGKGITASSIGQILKSRGLKVFMQKFDPYINVDPGTMSPYQHGEVFVTDDGAETDLDLGHYERFIDENLSKDSSITTGKIYQTVIDRERKGGYLGATIQVIPHITDEIKSKLKAAAESSLADVVITEIGGTVGDIESLPYLEAIRQARRDYGYENTLYLHNTLIPYLKAANEIKTKPTQHSVKELRSLGIQPDMIVLRSEVEIPKHVKEKIALFCDVNENAVFESLDVEVLYQSILNLEKQGIDDFILDHFKFNNLPKANLSEWENLISKIKGLKEAITIGLVGKYVSLHDAYLSISEALKHAGYAHDVSIKIKWLSAEKINPENVGEALADCDGILVPGGFGKRATEGKIAAIQYARENNVPMFGICYGMQLSVIEYARNVLGIKNANSTEIDPKTDAPIITKKIKDSKLGGTLRLGLYESILKENTKTFKAYNKGVIAERHRHRYEVNPEYVEILEKDANFIITGVEKTSKLVESIELNNHPWFIAVQYHPEFVSRPLRPHPLFKDFVFAAKQNKKGKLL
- the fba gene encoding class II fructose-1,6-bisphosphate aldolase, encoding MLTSAKDMLLKAHKEGYGVAHININNLEWIKAVLQEVEELKSPVILGVSEGAAKYMGGYRNVVAMVTELDKSFNISVPVAIHLDHGTYEGAKKALEAGFTSIMFDGSAYPFKENLEKTKEIVALCKAKGVSVEAEVGAIGGEEDGVIGAGEIADPEECRELASTGIDMFAAGIGNIHGKYPANWKGLDFEVLAEVQRVTNGLPLVLHGGSGIPEAMVKKAISLGVSKINVNTECQLAFAAAVRKYIEEGKDLQSKGFDPRKLLAPGVEAIKKVVREKITLFGSVNKA
- a CDS encoding phosphatidylserine decarboxylase, which gives rise to MKIVRKNGEIVRQGSSSKLQKFLYRTLIGRIILRLLITKVVSFSMGLFMNSFLSKIFIKGFIKKNKIDLSLCEKKKFKSYNDFFTRKLKEVSYDKEVTSFISPASSKLSAYVIKEDLTYTIKNSQYSIENLLQNSELANQYKDGYLLVFRLEVDDYHRYIFTDNGKIIENKKIKGRFHTVNPIAFEKYDVFKENNREYTIIESDNFSQLVQIEVGALMVGKIKNHDVVDFKKGDEKGLFLFGGSTVVILVKKDIIKLNPIYLENTKNNCETIVSIGEKIGDKL
- a CDS encoding lysylphosphatidylglycerol synthase transmembrane domain-containing protein → MEISTKKSRKKYIISFLILLILIGVTFYILFKEYSIKDVKNAFSLINPNYIYYSIMMLLVYLFFEALSMKALLNKLGHKTSILSNIKYASVDVYFSAITPSALGGQPMVAYYMEKDKIPVSESSVVLLLNSIIFRIVLMVYGFIAIIISGFYLDTPVKIILFTIGLSLNVVFISIFLMALISRKLLLKIGKSIIRFLHKIKILKKDISIYNDKLESSIVKYKEAFLYLQKDIFLLIRIFTYNFIQRGAMFLIPYLVYLSFGFTTESFITLMTIKY
- a CDS encoding CDP-alcohol phosphatidyltransferase family protein, producing the protein MIGFYNYTVYLTYANLISAIFGIGYALNGRPLSAVLCLALAGFFDMFDGVVARTKQRNSFEKRYGVQIDSLADMVSFGLLPAVIGYTIGLNTWYGAALMVLYPLAALIRLAYFNVLTEEDKEFASSGFIGLPVTSSAIVFPAIFVFKRVMGADFKYLYAAIMAVVLVLFVSKIKVKKLSQKGLIALTVIGAIIITVLIICKSKGVL
- a CDS encoding phosphatase PAP2 family protein, translated to MIKKLKKINFYPLIPFLFLLLIQNIVYFISKLINHNMYHHIISWKIDEFVPLWTFMIVVYVGCYIWWGITPLVMGKYLSKKRFYQYVVTVLITHIACILIYITFPTTIVRPEIPNTNFFNWLTNLIYKSDVPNNLLPSMHSTISWLCFRPFIKTDKLKAPKWLVLTQFIIAVLVFMSTVTIKQHYIIDVIAAVILVEIIYFIVGKTNWYKPFETFFTKVNKRLKIEK